A single candidate division TA06 bacterium B3_TA06 DNA region contains:
- a CDS encoding short-chain dehydrogenase — MNGEEIIPLPGGQRAPWGANFTAPHRVGGRGRVNITTSLECHVFKHPDIIFERTGRPTGHRRPFCICISLIPRIHFLKERLMTQKRPAALITGASSGIGAAFARKLASMGYDLLLTGRREKLLEDLCAELSTRYGILAGYMIAELADESQLREVEDTIRRMPNLRILINNAGYTRLELFAEDSIDAQVDMIKVHDIAAVRLTHAAIPILRTHNWGAVINVSSIAAFLIGARNLMYDATKGFLLSFSSSLHIELGGTGIRVQALCPGFTRTDFHMKLGYGPEHPIFRRRRFMSADKVVQASLGCLERGKVICIPGRRNRWIAFICKHMPRKLFYSLYSKRRLKKKRG, encoded by the coding sequence ATGAATGGGGAGGAAATAATCCCCCTCCCTGGTGGACAGCGTGCCCCTTGGGGTGCCAATTTTACTGCACCCCATAGGGTAGGGGGTAGGGGGAGGGTGAATATAACCACCTCACTTGAATGCCACGTCTTCAAGCATCCGGATATAATCTTTGAACGAACCGGACGCCCGACCGGGCACAGGAGACCGTTCTGCATTTGCATTTCATTGATTCCTCGCATACACTTCCTAAAGGAGAGATTGATGACGCAAAAAAGACCCGCAGCGCTCATCACCGGCGCATCAAGCGGAATAGGCGCGGCGTTTGCGCGAAAGCTGGCCTCTATGGGCTACGACCTCCTTCTCACCGGGCGCAGGGAGAAACTCCTGGAAGACCTGTGCGCGGAGCTTTCCACAAGGTACGGAATCCTCGCAGGTTACATGATCGCCGAGCTCGCAGACGAAAGCCAGCTCCGCGAGGTCGAAGATACCATCCGCCGCATGCCCAACCTTCGCATCCTCATAAACAACGCGGGATACACCAGGCTCGAACTCTTTGCCGAGGACTCCATCGACGCCCAGGTGGATATGATCAAGGTGCACGACATCGCGGCGGTGCGGCTGACACACGCAGCAATCCCGATCCTGCGCACGCACAACTGGGGTGCGGTAATCAACGTATCATCCATCGCCGCGTTCCTGATCGGCGCGCGCAACCTGATGTACGACGCAACCAAGGGGTTCCTTTTAAGCTTCTCCTCCTCGCTTCACATCGAGCTCGGCGGCACGGGCATAAGGGTTCAGGCGCTGTGTCCGGGGTTCACCCGCACCGACTTTCACATGAAGTTGGGCTACGGCCCTGAGCATCCCATTTTTCGCCGGCGCAGGTTCATGTCCGCGGATAAGGTGGTTCAGGCGTCGCTCGGCTGCCTTGAGCGCGGCAAGGTTATCTGCATCCCTGGCCGGCGCAACAGGTGGATAGCGTTCATCTGCAAACACATGCCCCGCAAACTCTTCTACTCCCTCTACTCCAAACGAAGGCTTAAAAAGAAACGAGGCTAA